In one window of Chitinophagales bacterium DNA:
- a CDS encoding NAD kinase, giving the protein MKVAIYSRGLDIEQEDALQLLIEELARHDVAMQIYDPLLHIFAVPEALRAELTPFKKREELEPETDCLISLGGDGTMLDAIALVGDAGIPILGINFGRLGFLASISREELTLAVDALVNHTYVVDKRSLIHVDANLPLFKDAPFGLNEFAIHKRDTSPMIKIHTYLNGEFLNTYWSDGLIVSTPTGSTGYNMSCNGPILFPDSASFVITPVAPHNLNVRSIVVPDNTVISFEIEGRTDQFICALDARREIVTKSIQIAVKRETFCASLLRLNENSFLSTLRTKLTWGLDKRN; this is encoded by the coding sequence ATGAAAGTTGCGATTTACAGCCGCGGGCTTGATATAGAACAAGAAGATGCCTTACAATTGTTGATTGAAGAATTGGCCAGGCATGATGTAGCCATGCAGATTTACGATCCGCTCTTGCACATTTTTGCTGTACCTGAAGCTTTGCGTGCTGAATTAACCCCCTTCAAAAAAAGAGAAGAGTTAGAGCCCGAAACGGATTGCCTTATTAGCCTAGGTGGTGATGGCACCATGCTGGATGCAATTGCCCTGGTTGGAGATGCAGGTATTCCCATACTCGGAATCAACTTTGGACGATTAGGTTTTTTGGCAAGTATCAGCCGGGAAGAACTAACCCTTGCAGTTGATGCGCTGGTGAATCATACTTATGTAGTAGATAAGCGTTCACTCATTCATGTTGATGCCAATCTGCCCTTATTCAAGGATGCGCCTTTTGGTTTGAACGAGTTTGCAATTCATAAAAGGGATACTTCTCCGATGATCAAGATACATACGTATCTGAATGGGGAGTTTCTGAATACTTACTGGTCTGATGGGTTGATTGTATCCACCCCAACAGGCTCTACAGGATATAACATGAGTTGCAATGGCCCGATTCTTTTTCCTGATTCGGCCAGCTTTGTCATCACGCCTGTGGCGCCACACAACTTGAACGTGCGTTCTATTGTGGTGCCAGATAATACAGTAATCTCCTTTGAGATAGAAGGAAGAACAGATCAATTCATCTGTGCTTTGGATGCCCGACGGGAAATTGTTACCAAAAGCATACAAATTGCTGTAAAGCGTGAAACTTTTTGCGCAAGTTTGCTTAGGCTGAATGAAAATAGCTTTTTGTCGACCCTTCGCACCAAACTGACCTGGGGCCTTGACAAAAGAAATTAA
- a CDS encoding outer membrane beta-barrel protein: MLQSFVHQGEFGFSVGAAHYFGDLNTFTSIKRPKLAAGAFFRKQFGDYLGVRLSANYAQLGYSDVYSPSPLERRRNLSFNTDVWEIGIAGDFNFFRFNPEFPEYIFTPYVTMGVSIFSYDPYTYFNNQKYFLRDIGTEGQGSPLYPNLQKYGTTAISIPFGVGVKYSLNPKLNVFAELTYRFTNTDFLDDVSGVYAPNAYPSLEADGVTFTPFGLLQDRSYETSNGVNYFTAGAQRGNSKKADSFVTLQFGLSFNLSSYRCPDR; encoded by the coding sequence ATGTTGCAGAGCTTTGTACACCAGGGAGAATTTGGTTTTTCAGTGGGTGCCGCACATTATTTTGGAGACCTGAATACGTTTACCTCAATCAAAAGACCCAAATTAGCCGCTGGCGCATTCTTCAGAAAGCAGTTCGGTGATTATCTCGGTGTAAGATTGTCTGCCAATTATGCCCAGCTCGGTTATTCAGATGTCTATAGCCCTAGCCCCTTAGAACGCAGAAGAAACTTAAGTTTCAATACAGATGTTTGGGAAATTGGCATCGCAGGTGATTTCAACTTCTTTCGATTCAACCCAGAGTTTCCTGAATACATTTTCACACCTTATGTAACCATGGGGGTGAGTATTTTTTCTTACGATCCATACACGTATTTCAATAATCAGAAATATTTTCTCCGGGATATTGGCACAGAAGGCCAGGGTAGTCCGCTTTACCCCAACTTACAGAAATACGGCACTACTGCGATTAGTATTCCTTTTGGTGTGGGTGTGAAGTACAGCCTGAACCCCAAGCTGAACGTTTTTGCCGAATTAACTTATCGCTTTACCAACACAGATTTTCTGGATGATGTAAGCGGGGTATATGCCCCTAATGCCTATCCATCTTTGGAAGCAGATGGCGTCACTTTTACACCTTTCGGTTTGCTGCAGGATCGTAGTTACGAAACCAGTAATGGTGTGAACTACTTCACAGCAGGTGCCCAGCGTGGAAACAGTAAAAAGGCTGACAGCTTTGTTACACTCCAATTCGGCCTGTCCTTTAATCTTTCTTCCTACCGTTGTCCCGACAGATAA
- a CDS encoding isoprenyl transferase, with translation MENLIAQIDKTRLPEHIAIIMDGNGRWAEEKGQERLYGHFHGVESVRNIVEGCAELGVKYLTLYAFSTENWDRPQREVDGLMTLLVDTIRKEVATLNKNNIKLHVIGDMSMLPDFAKNELQEALDMTSVNTGLNLIMALSYSSRWELVNAVKHIGLDVKAGKIDPETIDSQTLQSYLTTSAFPDPELMIRTSGEYRISNFLLYQLAYAELYFTNTRWPDFRKEHLCEAILDYQSRERRFGKTGQQIQESTDATA, from the coding sequence CTGGAAAACCTGATAGCCCAAATTGATAAAACAAGATTACCCGAGCATATTGCCATCATTATGGATGGGAATGGTCGTTGGGCAGAAGAAAAAGGCCAGGAGCGCTTGTACGGTCATTTTCATGGGGTTGAAAGTGTAAGAAATATCGTGGAAGGCTGCGCTGAATTAGGCGTTAAGTACTTGACACTCTATGCGTTCAGCACAGAAAATTGGGACAGACCGCAGCGCGAAGTGGATGGTTTAATGACCTTGTTGGTTGACACAATCCGCAAGGAAGTAGCTACCCTGAACAAGAATAATATCAAGCTGCACGTCATTGGCGATATGAGCATGCTGCCAGATTTTGCCAAGAATGAATTACAGGAAGCTTTGGATATGACTTCGGTCAACACAGGCCTTAACCTCATCATGGCACTGAGTTACAGCAGCCGTTGGGAGTTGGTGAATGCTGTAAAGCATATAGGATTGGATGTAAAAGCTGGAAAAATTGATCCTGAAACTATTGATAGCCAGACACTTCAGTCATATTTAACCACAAGTGCCTTCCCTGATCCTGAATTGATGATCCGCACCAGCGGAGAATATCGCATCAGTAATTTCCTTTTGTATCAATTGGCTTATGCCGAGCTCTATTTCACCAATACCCGTTGGCCAGACTTCCGCAAAGAACACCTTTGCGAAGCTATTCTGGATTACCAATCGCGTGAGCGCAGATTCGGAAAGACCGGGCAGCAAATTCAGGAATCAACTGATGCAACTGCTTGA